One segment of Curtobacterium poinsettiae DNA contains the following:
- a CDS encoding serine hydrolase: protein MTDTLSAYRKTLPYIREWVSYKVWQLRVPGVQVAVGYGGEVLFDEAWGYADVEAGRRLTTTDLFRIASHSKTFTATALLQLAERGSLRLDDTVGTYVPALVDGGSPLADATLRELMEMGAGVIRDGHDGDYWSLLRPFPDEQELLALVLDRGQKVPTGSSFNYSNLGYSLLGLVIAAVSGQSYNDFVRESITEPLGLRNTGPDWDPARADDFVVGYTGFHTARHRQRIDHVDTRAMAAATGFHGTASDLVRYFSQHVIGQGTLLDDHSKRLAQRKAWSATDDPAARGYGAGFIVDRIGGREIRGHSGGFPGHITQSMFDPASGLVVSVLTSAAAGPATLIATAVIAMLDAAADADAPGTPVPDDVDTAAFTGRFANPWGVTDVARIGDRLVEVDPSGPEPMDTPTRLEVVDADTLRMTHGNRFGSVDEDITYTRDDDGTVRAIRGGGGMSQEPWSIPGERPEVAAGLAS from the coding sequence GTGACCGACACCCTCTCCGCGTACCGGAAGACCCTGCCCTACATCCGTGAGTGGGTGTCGTACAAGGTGTGGCAGCTGCGGGTGCCCGGCGTGCAGGTCGCCGTCGGGTACGGCGGCGAGGTCCTGTTCGACGAGGCCTGGGGCTACGCCGACGTCGAGGCCGGGCGTCGGCTGACCACCACCGACCTGTTCCGCATCGCCTCGCACTCGAAGACCTTCACCGCGACGGCCCTGCTGCAGCTCGCCGAGCGCGGGTCGCTCCGGCTCGACGACACCGTCGGCACGTACGTCCCCGCACTGGTCGACGGCGGCTCGCCGCTCGCCGACGCCACCCTGCGCGAGCTCATGGAGATGGGGGCCGGCGTCATCCGCGACGGACACGACGGCGACTACTGGTCCCTGCTCCGCCCGTTCCCCGACGAGCAGGAACTCCTGGCGCTCGTGCTCGACCGCGGCCAGAAGGTGCCGACCGGCTCGTCGTTCAACTACTCGAACCTCGGCTACTCGCTGCTCGGCCTGGTCATCGCGGCGGTGTCCGGGCAGTCGTACAACGACTTCGTGCGCGAGTCGATCACCGAACCCCTGGGCTTGCGGAACACCGGCCCCGACTGGGACCCCGCGCGCGCCGACGACTTCGTGGTCGGCTACACCGGCTTCCACACCGCGCGGCACCGGCAGCGCATCGACCACGTCGACACCCGCGCGATGGCCGCCGCCACCGGGTTCCACGGCACCGCGTCCGACCTGGTCCGCTACTTCTCGCAGCACGTGATCGGGCAGGGCACCCTGCTCGACGACCACTCCAAGCGCCTCGCGCAGCGGAAGGCCTGGAGCGCCACCGACGACCCCGCGGCCCGCGGCTACGGCGCGGGGTTCATCGTCGACCGGATCGGCGGACGGGAGATCCGAGGGCACTCGGGCGGGTTCCCGGGACACATCACCCAGTCGATGTTCGACCCCGCGTCCGGGCTCGTCGTCTCCGTGCTGACCAGTGCCGCCGCCGGACCGGCCACGCTCATCGCCACCGCGGTCATCGCCATGCTCGACGCCGCAGCCGACGCCGACGCCCCGGGGACCCCGGTGCCGGACGACGTCGACACCGCCGCCTTCACCGGACGCTTCGCCAACCCGTGGGGTGTCACCGACGTCGCCCGGATCGGTGACCGGCTCGTCGAGGTCGACCCGTCCGGCCCCGAGCCGATGGACACCCCCACCCGACTCGAGGTCGTCGACGCCGACACCCTGCGGATGACCCACGGCAACCGGTTCGGCTCGGTCGACGAGGACATCACCTACACCCGCGACGACGACGGCACCGTGCGGGCGATCCGTGGCGGTGGCGGCATGTCGCAGGAGCCGTGGTCGATCCCGGGCGAACGACCCGAGGTGGCCGCCGGGCTGGCCTCGTGA
- a CDS encoding M14 family zinc carboxypeptidase translates to MEQHTVLDLVRDVPDRDGFPLVDDLHARFAALAASHPDRVTVTRIGTSRLGEPLHSYRIGTGSHAAVVVGGVHPNEPIGSWTALHLAETALGDERVRTLDVTWHIVPTIDPDGMRLNEAWFHDPHDRVFYARNFYRPAPDSQVEWTFPNSYKSVYFDQVLPETLAFMRLIDDTEPDLLVSLHNGEMGGVYYYLSEDLPDVVDTLHAVPAALGLPLDTGEPESPYLRELAPAVFAMDGIETAYTYLEELGVDPGEHIHGGSSAAWAMRHGALCMVAELPYWSHPDADDQAPTDESYADLLRRCADELGASGAELQAFLDEASPMLSIPSPFVEASRAFVPMLVGIADTDRRRAEREPADRMATVAERFGCEDLVRCFRLRYGGMLLRAVEAETTAGTASAPLRRLRDRLAERYAHWQADASTGAQPIPVGKLVGVQYGAILACAAHVADRTRASRPSLATTGQAGGA, encoded by the coding sequence ATGGAGCAGCACACCGTCCTCGACCTGGTCCGCGACGTCCCCGACCGCGACGGCTTCCCGCTCGTCGACGACCTGCACGCCCGGTTCGCCGCGCTCGCCGCGTCGCACCCGGACCGGGTCACGGTGACCCGGATCGGCACGAGCCGCCTCGGCGAACCCCTGCACAGCTACCGCATAGGCACCGGGTCGCACGCGGCCGTCGTGGTCGGCGGGGTGCACCCGAACGAGCCGATCGGTTCGTGGACGGCGCTGCACCTCGCCGAGACGGCCCTGGGTGACGAGCGTGTGCGAACGCTCGACGTCACCTGGCACATCGTCCCGACGATCGACCCGGACGGCATGCGGCTCAACGAGGCGTGGTTCCACGACCCGCACGACCGCGTCTTCTACGCGCGGAACTTCTACCGGCCCGCCCCGGACAGCCAGGTCGAGTGGACGTTCCCGAACAGCTACAAGTCGGTGTACTTCGACCAGGTGCTGCCCGAGACGCTCGCGTTCATGCGGCTCATCGACGACACCGAGCCGGACCTGCTCGTGAGCCTGCACAACGGCGAGATGGGCGGGGTCTACTACTACCTGTCCGAGGACCTGCCGGACGTCGTCGACACCCTGCACGCGGTGCCGGCCGCACTCGGGCTGCCGCTCGACACCGGGGAGCCGGAGTCACCGTACCTGCGGGAGCTCGCCCCGGCGGTGTTCGCGATGGACGGCATCGAGACGGCGTACACCTACCTCGAGGAGCTCGGTGTCGACCCCGGCGAGCACATCCACGGCGGGTCGAGCGCAGCGTGGGCGATGCGGCACGGGGCCCTCTGCATGGTGGCCGAGCTGCCGTACTGGAGCCACCCCGACGCCGACGACCAGGCCCCGACCGACGAGTCGTACGCCGACCTGCTCCGCCGGTGCGCGGACGAGCTCGGTGCCTCGGGTGCGGAACTGCAGGCGTTCCTCGACGAGGCGTCGCCGATGCTCTCGATCCCGTCCCCGTTCGTCGAGGCCTCCCGGGCGTTCGTGCCGATGCTCGTCGGGATCGCGGACACCGACCGCCGCCGGGCCGAGCGGGAACCGGCCGACCGGATGGCCACCGTCGCGGAGCGCTTCGGCTGCGAGGACCTCGTCCGCTGCTTCCGCCTGCGCTACGGCGGCATGCTCCTGCGTGCCGTCGAGGCGGAGACGACCGCCGGCACGGCGTCCGCGCCGCTCCGGCGGCTCCGCGACCGCCTGGCCGAGCGGTACGCGCACTGGCAGGCGGACGCGTCGACGGGTGCGCAGCCGATCCCGGTGGGCAAGCTGGTGGGGGTGCAGTACGGGGCGATCCTCGCCTGCGCGGCGCACGTGGCGGACCGCACCCGCGCCTCCCGACCGTCACTGGCCACCACGGGACAGGCGGGAGGCGCGTGA
- a CDS encoding ABC transporter permease — MTTEALGATVEPSVGVRRRPLLAAARTPGFWVPASVLVVVLFIAAFPQLFAGLFGHGDPRVCDLGRSGASATAGHPFGFDLQGCDVYANVIWGTRSSIAVAVLTTLLAGMVAVVVGTVAGMVGGWVDAVLARLTDVFLGFPFLLGAVVVLNSVGERSVLTVSLVLALFGWPTMARLVRSSVRSVRGAEFVLAARTMGLSTWRITTRYVLPSSISPLLVLATITVGGVIVSESSLTYLGIGLERPAISWGLQLSAATFAVPPGPAHAHRAGGVPRRDRARRHRARRHAARRTRPTSALTMIDTDHDRHRPRSTLATIDTDPDRHRRVRLAAEPLSKGPP, encoded by the coding sequence ATGACCACCGAAGCCCTCGGCGCCACCGTCGAACCCTCCGTCGGGGTCCGGCGTCGGCCACTGCTCGCCGCCGCACGGACGCCGGGGTTCTGGGTGCCCGCGTCGGTGCTCGTGGTGGTCCTGTTCATCGCGGCGTTCCCGCAGCTCTTCGCCGGCCTGTTCGGGCACGGCGACCCCCGGGTGTGCGACCTCGGCCGGAGCGGGGCGTCGGCGACCGCCGGGCACCCGTTCGGCTTCGACCTGCAGGGCTGCGACGTGTACGCGAACGTCATCTGGGGCACCCGGTCGTCGATCGCCGTCGCGGTGCTCACGACCCTGCTCGCCGGCATGGTCGCGGTCGTCGTCGGGACCGTTGCGGGCATGGTCGGCGGGTGGGTCGACGCGGTCCTCGCCCGGCTCACCGACGTGTTCCTCGGGTTCCCGTTCCTGCTCGGCGCCGTCGTCGTGCTGAACAGCGTGGGGGAGCGGTCGGTGCTCACCGTGTCGCTCGTGCTCGCCCTGTTCGGGTGGCCGACGATGGCCCGGCTCGTGCGGTCGAGCGTCCGCAGCGTCCGGGGCGCCGAGTTCGTGCTCGCCGCCCGCACGATGGGGTTGTCGACGTGGCGGATCACCACCCGGTACGTGCTGCCGTCGTCGATCTCGCCGCTGCTCGTGCTCGCCACCATCACCGTCGGCGGGGTCATCGTGTCCGAGTCGTCGCTGACCTACCTCGGCATCGGGCTGGAGCGTCCGGCGATCTCGTGGGGGCTGCAGCTGTCCGCGGCGACGTTCGCAGTTCCTCCGGGCCCCGCACATGCTCATCGCGCCGGCGGCGTTCCTCGCCGTGACCGTGCTCGCCGTCATCGCGCTCGGCGACACGCTGCGCGCCGCACTCGACCCACGTCGGCGCTGACCATGATCGACACTGACCACGATCGACACCGACCACGATCGACACTGGCCACGATCGACACCGACCCTGATCGACACCGACGCGTCAGACTCGCTGCAGAACCGCTCTCGAAAGGACCACCGTGA
- a CDS encoding ABC transporter permease: protein MRPTLAAGRRLGGLVIVFLGVTFLIYAMTFALPGDPIKALGGERPLTDTVVRTLRAEYHLDQPLWLQYVQYLGGLFRGDFGTDFNGQSVGEQMASRWPVTITLALSAWALEIVLGIGLGVVSALRRGTVLDKTVLVGTIVVGAVPVFVLGVAMQLVFSVRLHWFPVAGVTAGWPTAYVLPAFVIALFGLAAVSRLTRTSMIETLDADYVRTARAKGLAPGRIVGVHVLRNSLIPTATYLATDLGYLMGGTVIIEGIFNLPGVGNLLFQGIRSHEGAVVVGISTALILVFLVTSVLVDLLHAALDPRVRTGASR, encoded by the coding sequence ATGCGTCCGACGCTCGCCGCCGGTCGCCGACTCGGCGGCCTGGTGATCGTGTTCCTCGGGGTGACCTTCCTGATCTACGCGATGACGTTCGCGCTGCCGGGCGACCCGATCAAGGCGCTCGGCGGTGAGCGACCGCTCACCGACACCGTCGTGCGGACGCTGCGGGCGGAGTACCACCTGGACCAACCCCTGTGGCTGCAGTACGTGCAGTACCTGGGCGGCCTGTTCCGGGGCGACTTCGGCACCGACTTCAACGGGCAGTCGGTCGGCGAGCAGATGGCCTCGCGCTGGCCGGTGACGATCACGCTGGCGCTGAGCGCGTGGGCACTCGAGATCGTCCTCGGCATCGGGCTCGGCGTGGTCTCGGCGCTCCGGCGCGGCACCGTGCTCGACAAGACGGTGCTCGTCGGGACCATCGTCGTCGGAGCCGTGCCCGTGTTCGTGCTCGGCGTGGCCATGCAGCTGGTGTTCTCGGTGCGGCTGCACTGGTTCCCGGTCGCGGGCGTCACCGCGGGGTGGCCGACCGCGTACGTGTTGCCGGCGTTCGTGATCGCCCTGTTCGGCCTGGCCGCGGTGTCCCGGCTCACCCGGACCTCGATGATCGAGACGCTCGACGCCGACTACGTGCGGACGGCCCGCGCCAAGGGGCTCGCGCCGGGCCGGATCGTCGGCGTGCACGTGCTGCGGAACTCGCTCATCCCCACCGCCACCTACCTGGCGACCGACCTCGGGTACCTGATGGGCGGCACCGTCATCATCGAGGGCATCTTCAACCTGCCGGGCGTCGGGAACCTGCTGTTCCAGGGCATCCGCTCGCACGAGGGCGCCGTCGTCGTGGGCATCTCGACCGCCCTCATCCTGGTGTTCCTCGTCACGAGCGTGCTCGTCGACCTGCTGCACGCCGCCCTCGACCCGCGCGTCCGGACAGGAGCCTCCCGATGA
- a CDS encoding dipeptide ABC transporter ATP-binding protein: MSGTSDVLTVEHLTVTFDVDGEVVRAVDDASFTVARGEVVAVVGESGSGKSMTAMTAMGIAPDGAHASGSIRLGDLEVIGTDERTLRSVRGRSVSMIFQDPSAALNPVFTIGFQLAEAVRRTDGPHDRAGVRERSLELLRAVEVPEPERRLGQYPHELSGGQAQRVMIAMALAADPDLLIADEPTTALDVTVQAEVLDVLRALRERTGTAILLITHDMGVVADLADRVVVMRRGRVVETGTAAAVFAAPSAEYTRELLAAVPRMGTGSGQEARLGSATEPPAAVLDVRHLVVEYGGALRGRFRAVDDVSFTVGRGEIVGLVGESGSGKTTIGRAAVGLAPITSGSVVVDGTDVAGARRAARRQMRQHVGVVFQNPLRSLNPRYTVGQTVAEPLRQILRLPAAQVEERVERLLADVGLDGGYAERYPHELSGGQRQRVAIARAVALDPALLIADEPTSALDVSVQARVLDVFRELQERLGFACLFVTHDLAVVDTLCDRVVVLHGGRVAEHGTRDAILRSPQDPYTRRLVQAAPVPDPGEQARRRSERLAARAG; this comes from the coding sequence ATGAGCGGCACCAGCGACGTCCTGACCGTCGAGCACCTCACCGTCACCTTCGACGTCGACGGCGAGGTGGTCCGCGCCGTCGACGACGCCTCGTTCACCGTGGCCCGGGGCGAGGTCGTCGCGGTCGTGGGGGAGTCCGGCTCCGGCAAGAGCATGACCGCGATGACCGCGATGGGCATCGCTCCCGACGGTGCGCACGCCTCGGGGAGCATCCGGCTCGGCGACCTCGAGGTCATCGGTACCGACGAGCGCACGCTCCGGTCGGTCCGGGGCCGCAGCGTGTCGATGATCTTCCAGGACCCGTCCGCGGCCCTGAACCCGGTGTTCACCATCGGGTTCCAGCTCGCCGAGGCCGTCCGACGCACCGACGGCCCGCACGACCGCGCCGGCGTCCGGGAGCGCTCGCTCGAGCTGCTCCGCGCCGTGGAGGTCCCGGAACCCGAACGCCGCCTGGGCCAGTACCCGCACGAGCTCTCCGGCGGGCAGGCCCAGCGCGTGATGATCGCGATGGCGCTCGCCGCCGACCCGGACCTGCTCATCGCGGACGAGCCGACGACCGCCCTCGACGTCACGGTGCAGGCCGAGGTGCTCGACGTCCTCCGCGCGCTGCGCGAGCGCACCGGCACCGCGATCCTGCTCATCACCCACGACATGGGTGTCGTCGCGGACCTCGCCGACCGCGTGGTCGTGATGCGCCGCGGACGCGTCGTCGAGACCGGCACCGCCGCGGCGGTCTTCGCCGCACCGTCCGCCGAGTACACGCGGGAACTCCTCGCTGCGGTCCCGCGGATGGGCACCGGCTCCGGCCAGGAGGCCCGGCTCGGTTCCGCCACGGAGCCCCCGGCCGCCGTGTTGGACGTCCGGCACCTCGTGGTCGAGTACGGCGGCGCCCTGCGCGGACGCTTCCGCGCCGTCGACGACGTGTCGTTCACCGTCGGCCGTGGCGAGATCGTCGGCCTCGTGGGGGAGTCCGGCAGCGGCAAGACCACCATCGGCCGGGCCGCGGTCGGCCTCGCGCCGATCACCTCGGGCTCGGTGGTCGTCGACGGCACCGACGTCGCCGGCGCACGACGAGCCGCCCGCCGGCAGATGCGCCAGCACGTCGGCGTGGTGTTCCAGAACCCGCTCCGGTCGCTCAATCCCCGGTACACCGTCGGGCAGACCGTCGCCGAGCCGCTCCGCCAGATCCTCCGGCTGCCGGCGGCCCAGGTCGAGGAGCGTGTCGAGCGACTCCTCGCCGACGTCGGCCTCGACGGCGGGTACGCCGAGCGTTACCCGCACGAACTCTCCGGGGGCCAACGGCAACGCGTCGCGATCGCCCGCGCGGTGGCGCTCGACCCCGCGCTCCTGATTGCCGACGAGCCGACGAGTGCGCTCGACGTGTCGGTGCAGGCCCGCGTGCTCGACGTGTTCCGCGAGCTGCAGGAGCGCCTCGGGTTCGCGTGCCTGTTCGTCACGCACGACCTCGCGGTGGTCGACACCCTGTGCGACCGGGTCGTCGTGCTGCACGGCGGCCGGGTCGCCGAACACGGGACGCGCGACGCCATCCTCCGGTCTCCGCAGGACCCGTACACGCGACGGCTCGTCCAGGCCGCCCCCGTGCCGGACCCCGGGGAGCAGGCACGCCGACGCTCCGAGCGCCTGGCCGCTCGCGCGGGCTGA
- a CDS encoding GbsR/MarR family transcriptional regulator: MTDDRGAPGTGTGTGTGIAPDDDRLLGPERQAFVEEFALMLNDGAGMPLTDARVLGYLMMTRAPHSSSSDLHAALGASSGSVSMATRRLVDSGFVKRHIVPGERSHYFRAEADVWGSWLASERKYLDRQRDIIGRGLAVVEGAGRTGTGDVDAEVRERLLNGRDYMQWLQGYHRKMLEEWEAFKAARDDTDPPETP; this comes from the coding sequence GTGACCGACGACCGGGGTGCCCCCGGCACCGGCACCGGCACCGGCACCGGCATCGCCCCCGACGACGACCGGCTGCTCGGACCGGAGCGCCAGGCGTTCGTCGAGGAGTTCGCCCTGATGCTCAACGACGGCGCGGGCATGCCGCTCACCGACGCCCGGGTGCTCGGTTACCTGATGATGACCCGCGCACCGCACTCGTCGTCGTCCGACCTGCACGCAGCGCTCGGCGCCAGCTCGGGGTCGGTGTCGATGGCCACCCGGCGGCTCGTCGACTCCGGGTTCGTGAAGCGCCACATCGTCCCCGGCGAGCGCAGCCACTACTTCCGGGCCGAGGCCGACGTCTGGGGCTCCTGGCTCGCCAGCGAACGGAAGTACCTCGACCGGCAGCGCGACATCATCGGCCGCGGGCTCGCCGTCGTCGAGGGCGCCGGCCGCACCGGCACGGGCGACGTGGACGCCGAGGTCCGCGAGCGTCTGCTCAACGGCCGCGACTACATGCAGTGGCTGCAGGGCTACCACCGCAAGATGCTCGAGGAGTGGGAGGCCTTCAAGGCTGCCCGCGACGACACCGACCCCCCGGAGACCCCATGA